From the genome of Gracilimonas sp., one region includes:
- the alr gene encoding alanine racemase, giving the protein MSSTLHVNLAKIEHNLTVISEKVGKHIKKMAVIKDDAYGHGAVKVAQRLKDKVDYFCVAELVEAIELREAGIKKPILVFEIPPRGSELLYKQYSITASVSDLSVFERLEPGTDCHLHFDTGMFRLGILPEDAEVALQKMKEFERLNYTGIYTHFANADDPGNPRVIQQLEMFNTIRELFPDHLMAHACNSGGLFFYSDENVHFDAVRFGVSLYGYAPGDTEIKGLEPAVEWKSHLLQVKRIRKGDAVGYGSRWQAPEDGWLGIVPVGYSDGVFRTLSGQIKVEIKGRLYQQVGTISMDYMAVFLENDKLEQGESVVILRGGNLSAKEWAEKAGTIPYEITTSIHPKVEREYI; this is encoded by the coding sequence TTGAGTTCGACACTGCATGTAAATCTGGCAAAGATTGAGCATAATTTAACTGTGATTTCTGAAAAAGTGGGTAAGCACATAAAGAAAATGGCCGTCATTAAAGATGATGCGTATGGCCATGGGGCAGTAAAGGTAGCTCAGCGCCTGAAGGATAAAGTTGATTACTTTTGTGTGGCTGAGCTGGTGGAAGCTATCGAGCTCAGAGAGGCTGGTATAAAGAAACCCATTCTCGTATTTGAGATTCCTCCCAGGGGCAGTGAGCTTTTATACAAGCAGTATAGCATTACCGCAAGTGTTTCTGACTTATCGGTTTTTGAGCGGCTTGAACCGGGAACGGATTGTCATCTTCACTTTGATACCGGCATGTTCCGGTTGGGGATATTACCAGAAGATGCTGAAGTTGCTCTTCAGAAAATGAAGGAGTTTGAACGCCTTAATTACACTGGAATTTATACGCATTTTGCCAACGCTGATGATCCGGGTAACCCCAGAGTTATTCAACAGCTTGAGATGTTTAACACCATTCGTGAACTTTTCCCCGACCATCTTATGGCACATGCCTGTAACAGTGGGGGATTATTTTTCTACAGTGATGAAAATGTCCATTTTGACGCAGTTAGGTTTGGGGTTTCTTTGTATGGCTATGCCCCGGGTGACACAGAGATTAAAGGGTTGGAGCCAGCTGTTGAGTGGAAATCACATTTATTGCAGGTAAAGAGAATCAGGAAAGGTGATGCAGTGGGCTATGGAAGCCGGTGGCAAGCTCCAGAAGATGGGTGGCTGGGTATTGTACCGGTTGGATACTCAGATGGTGTTTTCAGAACGCTGAGTGGCCAAATAAAAGTTGAAATAAAAGGTCGATTATACCAACAGGTGGGTACCATTAGTATGGACTATATGGCCGTGTTCCTTGAGAATGATAAACTGGAACAAGGGGAATCCGTTGTGATTTTGAGAGGTGGTAACCTATCTGCGAAAGAATGGGCAGAAAAAGCAGGGACTATTCCGTATGAAATTACAACTTCTATTCACCCAAAAGTGGAAAGAGAATATATTTAG
- a CDS encoding inositol monophosphatase family protein: protein MNYSKELEVAKQAAKQAASIIRDYAGRTSFDVKLKGKNDLVTDADVNSEKKIIEVIQQAFPDDYILAEESQKRSSIPEERIWIIDPIDGTTNFAHAFPVYCVSIALWENRQPKVGLVYEVANDELFTATEGEGAFLNGEGIHISQNNDPTSSLIGTGFPYNNLNLVDNYLKLFKRMMEKTHGVRRPGSAAWDLCNVACGRFEGFYEYGLSAWDVAAGVLIIKEAGGVITDWKGEGEWLFGQRIIAGNKSVHAFLLNEIQQCFEQDELKG from the coding sequence TTGAATTATTCTAAAGAGTTAGAAGTCGCAAAACAAGCAGCAAAACAAGCAGCATCAATAATCCGCGATTATGCCGGAAGAACTTCTTTTGATGTGAAACTGAAAGGTAAGAACGACCTCGTTACCGATGCCGATGTGAATTCAGAAAAAAAGATTATAGAAGTAATACAGCAGGCTTTTCCTGATGATTATATTCTGGCTGAGGAATCACAGAAGCGATCTTCTATTCCAGAAGAACGTATCTGGATTATTGATCCCATCGACGGTACTACCAACTTTGCGCATGCTTTCCCTGTGTATTGTGTTTCTATTGCTTTATGGGAAAACAGACAGCCTAAAGTTGGGTTGGTATATGAAGTAGCCAATGATGAATTGTTTACCGCTACAGAAGGTGAGGGGGCTTTTTTGAATGGAGAAGGCATTCACATTTCGCAAAACAATGATCCTACTTCCTCTTTGATTGGGACGGGATTTCCTTATAATAACCTGAATCTGGTGGATAACTACCTCAAGCTTTTCAAGCGAATGATGGAGAAAACCCATGGGGTCCGTCGTCCGGGTTCTGCCGCCTGGGATTTATGCAATGTGGCCTGTGGGCGGTTTGAGGGATTCTATGAATATGGTTTAAGTGCCTGGGATGTAGCTGCTGGCGTGTTGATTATTAAAGAAGCCGGAGGAGTGATTACCGATTGGAAAGGAGAGGGAGAGTGGTTATTCGGACAACGCATTATAGCTGGTAATAAATCAGTACATGCCTTTTTGTTGAACGAAATTCAGCAATGTTTTGAACAGGATGAGCTTAAAGGCTGA
- the tatC gene encoding twin-arginine translocase subunit TatC yields the protein MEQRQIMQGEPPKAKKPADRTDTMSFLDHLEELRWRIIKGLIGVLVGVAIAFVFSDFFVEEVMLGPTRADFFMYDLLRVDAVNFELQSRRLPGQFFTFWGTLFVMGFVIGSPIFIYQIWAFVEPALESKEKKKTFFSTFFITFFFLLGVTFGYLILVPFALQFFAQFQISDIIRNDFDINEYFSSVSMWVVACGIIFQIPVVSYSLSKIGLLTPDLLKKYRRHSIIFALVISAMLTPPDPISQVLIALPLTVLYELSIWISRYAMRKRKKELDEAISGTSDSNSSS from the coding sequence TTGGAACAGCGCCAAATCATGCAAGGTGAGCCACCCAAGGCTAAAAAACCAGCCGATCGTACCGATACTATGTCTTTTCTGGATCACCTGGAAGAATTACGCTGGCGTATCATCAAAGGGCTGATTGGTGTTTTAGTTGGGGTTGCCATAGCCTTTGTCTTCTCTGATTTCTTCGTGGAAGAAGTGATGCTTGGTCCTACCCGGGCTGACTTTTTCATGTATGATCTACTACGGGTTGATGCGGTCAATTTTGAGCTCCAAAGCCGCCGGTTGCCCGGTCAGTTTTTCACTTTCTGGGGTACCCTTTTTGTAATGGGATTTGTGATCGGATCTCCGATTTTCATTTACCAGATATGGGCTTTTGTTGAGCCAGCGCTCGAGTCAAAAGAAAAGAAGAAAACCTTCTTTAGCACATTTTTTATCACCTTTTTCTTTTTACTGGGGGTTACCTTCGGCTATCTCATACTGGTGCCCTTTGCCCTGCAGTTTTTTGCACAGTTTCAAATATCGGACATCATCCGTAATGATTTTGATATTAATGAATACTTTAGCTCCGTTTCGATGTGGGTGGTAGCATGTGGTATTATATTTCAAATACCTGTAGTGAGTTACTCGCTATCCAAAATTGGGTTGCTGACGCCGGATTTACTTAAAAAATACCGGAGACACTCAATTATTTTTGCTTTGGTAATATCGGCCATGCTGACTCCACCTGATCCAATTTCACAGGTTCTTATTGCCTTGCCCTTAACGGTACTTTACGAACTTTCTATCTGGATTAGCCGGTATGCCATGCGAAAAAGAAAGAAAGAACTGGATGAAGCTATTTCAGGAACATCAGATTCCAACTCTTCAAGTTGA
- the glyA gene encoding serine hydroxymethyltransferase, with translation MKSLQEQDAQIFSLLEKETDRQNYNLELIASENFASKATIAAMGSVLTNKYAEGYPGKRYYGGCEVVDDVEDIARDRAKKLFGADWVNVQPHSGATANAAVYLACMKPGETLLGFDLSHGGHLTHGSPVNFSGINYNAEFYGVNKETGRLDMNIIRDRALEVKPTMISIGASAYPRDYDYEAFRSIADEVGALLWMDMAHTAGLIATRNLKDPLPHAHVVTTTTHKTLRGPRGGMILVGKDGENSIGVTAAKSGRTKNWGEVFDSAVFPGTQGGPLMHVIAAKAVSFGEALQDDFKAYQTQTQKNAKAMANKFLEMGYNLVSGGTDNHLILIDLRNKGLNGKIAEDALGQAAITVNKNMVPFDTESPFVTSGIRIGSPAMTTRGLKEAEFEQIAILIDRVLQKPEDADTHKKVEQEVRDLCDRFPLYDFVTA, from the coding sequence ATGAAATCTCTTCAAGAGCAAGATGCCCAAATTTTCAGCCTTCTTGAAAAAGAAACAGACCGACAAAACTATAACCTTGAGTTAATTGCCTCCGAAAATTTTGCCTCTAAAGCTACTATTGCAGCGATGGGCAGTGTACTTACCAACAAATACGCAGAAGGCTATCCCGGTAAACGTTATTACGGAGGCTGCGAAGTAGTAGATGATGTTGAGGATATTGCCCGCGACCGAGCTAAGAAATTATTTGGAGCCGACTGGGTTAATGTACAGCCTCATTCAGGTGCAACAGCTAATGCAGCTGTATATCTTGCTTGTATGAAGCCAGGTGAAACTTTGTTAGGCTTTGATCTGTCACACGGTGGTCACCTGACGCATGGTTCACCCGTAAACTTTTCAGGTATAAATTATAACGCTGAATTTTATGGTGTGAATAAGGAAACCGGTCGTCTTGACATGAATATTATCCGTGACCGTGCGCTCGAAGTTAAACCCACCATGATTTCCATTGGTGCATCTGCTTATCCAAGAGACTATGACTATGAGGCATTTAGAAGCATCGCAGATGAGGTTGGTGCTTTACTTTGGATGGATATGGCACATACGGCTGGTTTGATTGCAACCCGAAACCTGAAAGATCCTCTTCCCCACGCGCATGTGGTTACAACCACTACTCACAAGACATTGCGAGGCCCAAGAGGCGGAATGATTTTAGTGGGTAAAGATGGTGAAAACTCAATCGGCGTGACGGCTGCTAAATCTGGAAGAACAAAAAATTGGGGTGAAGTATTTGACTCAGCCGTTTTCCCGGGTACTCAAGGCGGACCGCTCATGCACGTGATTGCTGCTAAAGCCGTTTCCTTTGGTGAAGCTTTGCAGGATGATTTCAAAGCATATCAAACACAGACACAGAAAAATGCCAAAGCCATGGCAAATAAGTTTCTGGAAATGGGATATAACCTTGTGAGTGGAGGAACGGATAACCACCTGATACTCATCGATCTTAGAAATAAAGGTTTAAATGGCAAAATTGCAGAGGATGCTTTGGGGCAAGCAGCTATCACCGTAAACAAGAATATGGTTCCGTTCGATACTGAAAGTCCATTTGTCACTTCCGGAATTCGAATTGGCTCCCCTGCTATGACCACACGAGGCCTGAAAGAAGCAGAGTTCGAGCAAATCGCTATTTTAATTGACCGCGTACTTCAGAAACCTGAAGATGCAGACACACATAAGAAAGTAGAACAGGAAGTGCGTGATTTATGTGACCGTTTCCCCCTCTATGATTTTGTAACCGCATAA
- a CDS encoding ABC transporter permease: MRIVNSFLEGFRIALRALKINKIRSTLTALCIIIGITMVTIVDAVTTGMDISFEKSMSMMGQNVVYVEKWPWGMGGEYKWWEYRNRQEMKLDYVEQIRDYSRYAENVTASANRGTAVRYQEKSAEGVGLSGTTANYLEIQGLNIAQGRMFVEQEVRSGSKVAVIGNTLMESLFEFETPLGKQIRVGGQKFTIVGVLEKQGKFLGLEDTDNRIIIPISAYGQIYGLRYGIQIGVQFPNQELLKEGEYELEGIMRRIRQLDATEDNDFALNKPEAFKQQLEGMKAGIYTVGFILSGLSLLIGGIGVMNIMFVSVRERTKEIGIRKAVGAKAWEILTQFLLEAIAICLLGGVIGVALAGGLTLLINQAFVAVMNVSVVILAFSICTMVGVIFGFIPAYRAAKSDPIESLRFE; the protein is encoded by the coding sequence ATGAGAATAGTAAACAGTTTCTTAGAAGGTTTCCGGATTGCTCTTCGGGCACTTAAAATCAACAAAATCAGGTCTACGCTAACGGCTCTTTGTATTATCATCGGAATTACCATGGTAACCATAGTCGACGCAGTTACTACCGGTATGGACATTTCTTTTGAAAAGAGTATGTCTATGATGGGGCAAAATGTGGTATATGTGGAAAAATGGCCTTGGGGAATGGGAGGCGAATACAAATGGTGGGAATACCGCAACCGACAGGAAATGAAGCTTGATTATGTAGAACAAATCAGGGACTACAGTCGCTATGCAGAAAATGTGACGGCATCAGCAAACCGGGGAACAGCTGTTCGATATCAGGAAAAGAGTGCAGAAGGAGTTGGTCTGAGTGGAACAACAGCTAATTATCTGGAAATACAGGGACTGAATATTGCTCAGGGGCGAATGTTTGTTGAACAGGAAGTCCGTTCTGGTTCGAAAGTTGCCGTTATTGGGAATACCCTGATGGAATCACTTTTCGAATTTGAGACTCCGCTTGGAAAACAGATAAGAGTAGGAGGGCAGAAATTCACTATTGTAGGTGTGTTAGAAAAACAAGGTAAGTTCCTGGGTCTTGAAGACACTGATAACCGCATAATTATTCCGATCTCAGCATATGGTCAGATTTATGGCTTGAGATATGGGATTCAAATTGGGGTTCAATTTCCCAATCAGGAATTGTTGAAAGAGGGTGAATATGAACTGGAAGGCATTATGCGAAGAATCCGCCAGCTTGATGCTACCGAAGACAACGACTTTGCACTGAATAAACCCGAAGCCTTTAAACAGCAGTTGGAGGGAATGAAAGCTGGAATCTATACGGTAGGTTTTATTTTAAGTGGTCTTTCACTTTTGATTGGTGGTATTGGAGTCATGAATATTATGTTTGTATCGGTACGTGAACGCACTAAAGAAATAGGAATTCGAAAAGCAGTGGGGGCCAAAGCATGGGAAATATTAACTCAATTCCTTCTCGAGGCCATCGCCATTTGTTTACTGGGAGGAGTTATTGGTGTAGCCCTTGCCGGTGGTTTAACTTTGCTGATTAATCAGGCCTTTGTAGCTGTTATGAATGTAAGTGTAGTGATTCTGGCTTTCAGTATTTGTACGATGGTTGGAGTTATATTTGGCTTTATTCCTGCTTACCGGGCGGCTAAATCAGATCCTATTGAATCATTGAGGTTTGAATAA
- the bshB1 gene encoding bacillithiol biosynthesis deacetylase BshB1, whose protein sequence is MKLDVLVFASHPDDAELGCGGTIASLTSSGKKVGIIDLTKGEMGTRGTHKTRAQEVKKASEILGISYRKNLDLGDSLLPNTRENQLKIIEQIRLTQPHICLVGAPFDRHPDHTKGTSLVLDALFYSGLKKLETKDQNDKSQKPWRPSHILHYMQDRPIEPDFVFDISEHWETKKNSMLAFKTQFNVNEPGDEPSTYISTENYFKQLEARARYFGHLAGFEFGEVFKYYLSPAPLKNFTAFFDSAPPR, encoded by the coding sequence ATGAAATTAGACGTTCTTGTTTTTGCCTCTCATCCTGACGATGCTGAATTAGGTTGTGGAGGAACTATCGCCTCTCTTACCTCTTCAGGGAAAAAAGTGGGCATCATTGACCTCACTAAAGGTGAAATGGGTACTCGCGGAACTCACAAAACCCGTGCACAGGAAGTTAAGAAAGCCTCAGAAATACTAGGTATTTCATATCGTAAAAATTTAGATCTCGGCGATTCACTCCTCCCCAATACCCGGGAGAATCAGCTTAAAATAATTGAACAAATTCGATTAACCCAACCTCATATATGCCTGGTTGGTGCTCCCTTCGACCGACACCCGGACCACACAAAAGGCACCAGCCTTGTTCTGGATGCCCTTTTTTATTCAGGATTGAAAAAGCTGGAAACCAAAGACCAAAACGATAAATCCCAGAAACCCTGGCGTCCGTCGCATATACTTCATTATATGCAAGACCGGCCTATTGAACCAGATTTTGTTTTTGATATTTCTGAACATTGGGAAACCAAGAAGAACTCTATGTTGGCTTTTAAAACTCAGTTTAATGTGAATGAACCCGGAGACGAGCCTTCAACTTACATTTCTACCGAAAATTACTTTAAGCAACTGGAAGCACGAGCCCGGTATTTTGGGCACCTTGCCGGATTTGAGTTTGGAGAAGTTTTCAAATACTACCTTTCTCCTGCGCCACTGAAAAACTTTACCGCCTTTTTTGACAGCGCCCCGCCAAGATAG
- a CDS encoding GNAT family N-acetyltransferase: protein MDISIRRSTLEDLDLLLQLEQKAFPYFQQSPRRTLDLSLKSTFQQVWIAEFYDGDTLKTAGSLILYMYKKTIRIFSIVVDPDYQGHGIGRQLLSHVQKIAAEKGAERISLEVNADDRKLIDWYKKAGFESTELLSDYYEYGRDGLRMVFELPHQEGKSRISNVIVVDNPKNWKLEVANVEVVSSRDYTANNEQYADRPLRVFNLCNSYKYQSIGYYVSLLASARAHRAIPNVTTIRDFRDVGVIRSIADDIDETIQKALQKCKEDKLVLNIYFGQTVDDSYKPLGQKLYQMFESPIFQVHFIKNNRWDIKKIAPLSMNKVPAEELEYIQGFAKSYFETKRFQRTKLKNYKYYLAVLINPKEENPPSNKRALKKLEDAADDLDIYTEYITKEDYNRLSEFDALFIRETTNVNNYTYQFSRKAYAEGLAVIDDPWSILRCSNKIYLHERLKMNNIPTPETKVFYKGMMKEKDFAGLKYPMILKQPDSAFSLGVTKVKDAQEMEESLNRLFKSSDLVIGQEFLPSDFDWRVGVLDNQPLFVCKYFMAKGHWQIYNWKGPKKDQSGDASTIPLNEVPAKVLKAATKAASLMGDGLYGVDLKMLGDKVYVIEVNDNPNIDAGVEDKILGDELYKRVVKSLVTRIEMSRNIERFVSIEPD from the coding sequence ATGGATATTTCTATCAGAAGATCAACATTGGAAGACCTCGATCTTTTGCTTCAGCTTGAACAAAAAGCGTTTCCTTATTTCCAGCAAAGTCCGCGCCGAACGCTTGATTTAAGCCTGAAGAGTACATTTCAGCAAGTATGGATTGCTGAATTTTATGATGGTGATACGCTCAAAACAGCGGGCAGTCTTATTCTTTACATGTATAAAAAAACCATCAGAATTTTTTCCATTGTAGTTGATCCCGATTACCAGGGGCATGGAATTGGCAGGCAATTGCTTAGCCATGTGCAAAAAATAGCTGCAGAAAAAGGTGCTGAACGAATATCATTGGAAGTGAATGCCGATGATCGGAAGTTGATCGATTGGTATAAAAAAGCTGGCTTTGAGTCTACAGAACTGCTAAGTGATTATTACGAATATGGAAGGGATGGATTAAGAATGGTTTTTGAACTTCCTCATCAGGAGGGAAAGTCACGCATCTCGAACGTCATTGTGGTCGATAATCCAAAAAACTGGAAGCTTGAAGTTGCGAATGTTGAAGTGGTTTCATCCAGAGATTATACAGCAAATAACGAACAGTATGCTGATCGCCCTCTAAGGGTTTTTAATTTGTGTAATTCCTATAAGTATCAAAGTATTGGGTACTATGTTTCATTGTTGGCTTCAGCCCGGGCTCACCGTGCAATTCCCAATGTTACCACCATCAGGGACTTCCGTGATGTAGGAGTGATTCGTTCCATTGCCGATGATATTGACGAAACTATTCAGAAGGCTCTTCAAAAGTGTAAAGAGGATAAACTGGTTCTCAATATTTACTTTGGACAAACTGTAGATGATAGCTATAAGCCATTGGGACAAAAGCTATATCAAATGTTTGAATCTCCAATATTTCAGGTTCATTTTATAAAGAACAATCGTTGGGATATAAAGAAAATCGCCCCGCTCAGCATGAATAAAGTGCCCGCTGAAGAGTTGGAATACATTCAGGGTTTTGCAAAAAGCTATTTTGAAACCAAGAGATTTCAGAGAACCAAGCTTAAGAATTATAAATACTATCTGGCTGTACTCATTAATCCTAAAGAAGAAAATCCGCCTTCTAATAAAAGGGCGCTCAAGAAACTGGAAGATGCAGCTGATGACCTGGACATTTATACAGAATACATCACAAAAGAAGATTATAACCGACTTTCTGAATTCGATGCCCTGTTCATACGTGAAACTACCAATGTGAATAATTACACCTATCAGTTTTCTCGGAAAGCTTATGCTGAAGGATTAGCGGTGATTGATGATCCGTGGTCAATTTTACGCTGTTCAAATAAGATTTACCTCCACGAGCGATTGAAAATGAACAACATTCCTACACCAGAGACAAAAGTATTCTACAAAGGAATGATGAAAGAAAAGGATTTTGCTGGACTTAAATATCCTATGATTCTTAAACAACCGGATAGTGCTTTTTCGTTGGGAGTGACTAAGGTTAAGGATGCTCAAGAGATGGAAGAATCATTAAACCGACTTTTTAAATCATCCGATTTAGTGATTGGGCAGGAGTTTCTGCCTTCGGATTTTGACTGGAGAGTAGGGGTTTTGGATAACCAGCCTTTGTTTGTGTGTAAATATTTTATGGCCAAAGGGCATTGGCAGATTTATAACTGGAAAGGCCCAAAGAAAGATCAGTCTGGTGATGCATCAACTATACCACTCAATGAGGTGCCGGCAAAGGTACTTAAAGCAGCTACAAAAGCAGCATCACTAATGGGAGACGGACTTTATGGAGTTGACCTGAAAATGCTTGGCGACAAAGTGTATGTGATCGAGGTGAATGATAATCCTAATATAGATGCCGGAGTAGAGGATAAAATTCTTGGTGACGAGCTGTATAAAAGAGTGGTCAAATCTCTGGTAACCCGCATTGAAATGTCCCGGAACATTGAACGCTTCGTAAGTATAGAACCAGATTAG
- the rpiB gene encoding ribose 5-phosphate isomerase B, with amino-acid sequence MIIPIASDHAGYPAKETVKKILEEMGHTPVDYGTHSEESVDYPDFAIKVSEVINSGEHEQGILVCGSGQGVCMTANKYPKVRAGLVYSTKAAKMTRLHNNANIMCLPGRELNESEIKEIMEAWFATNFEGGRHERRVNKIESLTKK; translated from the coding sequence ATGATCATCCCTATTGCCAGCGATCATGCCGGATATCCTGCAAAGGAAACTGTAAAAAAAATACTGGAAGAAATGGGTCATACTCCCGTCGATTACGGAACGCATTCCGAAGAATCCGTTGATTACCCTGATTTTGCTATAAAAGTATCTGAGGTTATTAACAGCGGCGAACATGAACAGGGAATTCTGGTTTGCGGAAGTGGTCAGGGTGTTTGCATGACAGCTAATAAATACCCTAAAGTTCGGGCAGGATTAGTCTATTCGACCAAAGCAGCAAAAATGACCCGACTTCACAATAATGCGAATATAATGTGTTTGCCTGGCCGCGAATTAAATGAATCTGAGATTAAAGAAATAATGGAAGCTTGGTTTGCCACTAATTTTGAGGGCGGCCGCCATGAGCGACGAGTCAATAAAATCGAATCATTAACTAAAAAGTAA
- a CDS encoding NAD(P)/FAD-dependent oxidoreductase — MKKYDAIIIGSGHNGLVTACYLAKNGYEVLVLERDSTIGGAVRTETMFESEENPNGFRMDVGSSVHIMIHQTGIIEHLELEKYGLEYIDMDPIMSYPVPTGKGVIHFWKDVERTLESISRVAPEDVENYKEFIKFWGKINKGVLKAFMTKPSTGSIMAEMTKAQIKDGAMFRKGEQAAGLQKILSSYGKVVDNAFESPHMKAAILWFAAQSGPLPDHSATGDFAGWQSMLHESGAKHPRGGSGMLTQAMKNMIEAHGGEVRADHPIKEILIENGKAIGVRTEKGEEFRAGTIVSNAHVQTTMMKMVGRKHLDDSMFKKVEDINVGNGFGMVIRCAVEELPEYSAAPGDPDIHNGIQLLAPSVQYMNNAIGDYMQKRPPEKPAVLCMTFSKIDPDVAKDGKHTLFAWAQWHPYELANGLHWDDIREREAQKIYDVVTEYAPNMQDKLIDWYIQSPLDIERKHGLLRGNVMHVEMSFDQMFMFRPIPEMSQYETPIKNLYLASASCHPGGGVFGAAGHNAAQVILKNNKKKFFSFS, encoded by the coding sequence ATGAAGAAATACGACGCTATCATCATCGGATCGGGACATAATGGCCTGGTTACAGCCTGTTACTTAGCAAAAAACGGATACGAAGTTCTCGTTCTTGAGCGCGATTCTACCATCGGCGGTGCAGTTCGCACTGAGACCATGTTTGAATCTGAAGAAAACCCCAATGGCTTTAGGATGGATGTGGGCTCCTCGGTTCACATTATGATTCATCAAACTGGAATTATAGAGCATCTGGAACTTGAAAAATATGGGCTGGAGTATATCGATATGGATCCGATAATGTCGTACCCGGTTCCAACAGGGAAAGGGGTGATCCATTTCTGGAAAGATGTGGAGCGAACACTGGAATCTATCTCAAGAGTAGCCCCGGAAGATGTTGAGAACTATAAAGAGTTTATCAAATTTTGGGGAAAGATCAATAAGGGAGTGCTGAAGGCATTTATGACGAAGCCTTCGACGGGAAGCATCATGGCTGAGATGACCAAAGCTCAGATTAAAGATGGAGCCATGTTTCGAAAAGGGGAACAGGCAGCAGGACTTCAGAAAATCTTGTCTAGCTACGGAAAAGTAGTAGATAACGCGTTCGAGAGTCCGCATATGAAGGCAGCTATACTTTGGTTTGCGGCACAGTCTGGCCCGTTGCCCGATCACTCTGCTACAGGCGATTTTGCTGGCTGGCAGTCGATGTTGCATGAGAGTGGAGCTAAACATCCGCGTGGGGGAAGTGGTATGCTTACTCAGGCTATGAAGAATATGATTGAAGCTCATGGCGGAGAGGTTCGGGCGGATCACCCCATAAAAGAAATCCTGATTGAAAACGGCAAAGCGATTGGAGTTCGGACCGAAAAAGGGGAGGAATTCAGAGCTGGTACGATTGTTTCCAATGCGCATGTGCAAACCACAATGATGAAAATGGTGGGAAGGAAACATTTAGACGACTCCATGTTTAAGAAAGTGGAAGATATCAATGTAGGAAATGGTTTCGGGATGGTAATCCGCTGCGCAGTTGAAGAGCTGCCTGAATATTCTGCTGCTCCCGGAGATCCTGATATTCATAATGGGATTCAGTTGTTGGCGCCTTCGGTTCAGTACATGAACAATGCGATTGGAGACTACATGCAAAAACGTCCGCCTGAGAAACCCGCTGTTTTGTGTATGACTTTCTCAAAAATTGATCCTGATGTAGCCAAAGACGGAAAACATACTTTGTTTGCCTGGGCGCAGTGGCATCCCTATGAGTTGGCTAATGGGTTGCACTGGGATGATATCAGGGAAAGGGAGGCTCAAAAAATCTATGACGTGGTAACTGAGTATGCTCCCAATATGCAAGATAAACTCATTGACTGGTATATTCAGTCTCCTTTGGATATAGAACGGAAGCACGGATTACTTCGTGGAAATGTAATGCATGTCGAAATGAGCTTTGATCAGATGTTCATGTTTCGTCCAATTCCTGAAATGAGTCAGTACGAAACTCCTATTAAAAATTTATATTTAGCCAGCGCTTCCTGCCATCCCGGGGGAGGCGTGTTTGGGGCTGCGGGACATAATGCAGCTCAGGTTATCCTGAAAAACAACAAAAAGAAATTCTTTTCATTCAGCTGA